A part of Nocardioides sp. WS12 genomic DNA contains:
- a CDS encoding bifunctional diguanylate cyclase/phosphodiesterase: MTAAPASGRSPEVGRADIRLARQFGGVVAVATFLVLVGWYAGVEQLTTLVPGFASMKPNTALCLLLLALVPWFHPSHGRVTTFLAATVLAIASITAVELALTAHWWIDRVLPGIDLRGNDPQMAPVTACCLILLSVSAIAGSFGGQRLRQGPALLAIAAADVALVGYLYGASTLYGVGAYSSIAIPTAISIALLGATLLVLVPEGPAMTLLRDRGPAGKMVRSLAPFLLIGPPALGFLRLLGQRRGWYDTTFGVAILVSVLTVVSLLLLFRTARQVRVAALARDEAAAELEALNEGLEDRVREQTSEAHRLAAQFEATFTASPIGGAFTTPDGVVRLANDELVALVRRTRVELVGNDVQDMFDDEHAARDLALREALLDGAEGGYPMERRLRTADNDVRWVLVHVAVVKEADQISGLLYKLQDVTRRKAAEDRANFLAFHDSLTTLPNRTLLMDRLQQALHQGARSGRGVGLLFLDLDRFKTVNDSLGHDAGDEVLREVGRRLQAAARAGDTVARIGGDEFIVVCPNISSEDDVIPVATKLHEILARPWSYQGHDVPLGGSIGIAYGVAHDDPELLMRKADQAMYRAKAGGRSRYEVFDDDLRAHLDARLETELGLRGAVEREEIETWFQPVVDLANGRCVATEALVRWRRPGHGLVMPGDFIGVAEEDDLIKEIGGHVLTSACRAVAPLPDLLCVSVNVSARQFVHGDFQAEVAAALLASGLDPSRLWLELTEGAVIEAVDSAARSFQSLRATGVKLAIDDFGTGYSSFIQLRHFEVDIVKIDKTFTAGLAHSARDRELVGTMISMGHSLGLQVVGEGVETIAQRDILLDLGCDLGQGYLFSMASPAVAPLLSPLP; this comes from the coding sequence ATGACGGCGGCCCCGGCGAGCGGCCGTTCGCCCGAGGTCGGGCGGGCGGACATCCGTCTGGCACGCCAGTTCGGTGGCGTCGTTGCCGTCGCGACGTTCCTGGTTCTCGTCGGCTGGTACGCCGGCGTCGAGCAGTTGACGACTTTGGTGCCCGGGTTCGCCTCGATGAAGCCGAACACAGCCCTGTGCCTACTCCTGCTTGCGCTCGTCCCGTGGTTTCATCCGTCCCATGGCCGCGTCACGACGTTCCTGGCGGCCACCGTCCTTGCGATCGCGTCGATCACAGCAGTCGAACTGGCGCTCACGGCACATTGGTGGATTGACCGCGTGCTTCCGGGAATCGACCTTCGCGGCAACGACCCCCAGATGGCTCCGGTGACTGCCTGCTGTCTGATCCTGCTGTCGGTGTCAGCAATCGCCGGATCGTTCGGCGGGCAACGCCTGCGGCAAGGACCAGCGCTGCTGGCCATCGCCGCGGCGGATGTCGCGCTGGTCGGGTACCTCTACGGCGCCTCGACCCTCTATGGCGTCGGTGCCTACAGCAGCATCGCGATCCCCACGGCAATCTCGATCGCTCTGCTCGGCGCGACGCTCCTCGTGCTCGTGCCTGAGGGCCCGGCGATGACCCTGCTGCGCGACCGGGGACCGGCCGGGAAGATGGTGCGCTCGCTGGCTCCCTTCCTGCTGATCGGGCCACCGGCGCTCGGCTTCCTCCGCCTGTTGGGCCAGCGCCGGGGTTGGTATGACACCACCTTCGGCGTCGCGATCCTGGTGAGCGTGCTGACGGTTGTCTCGCTGTTGCTGCTGTTCCGGACGGCGCGACAGGTCCGCGTCGCGGCGTTGGCGAGGGACGAGGCTGCTGCCGAGCTCGAAGCTCTGAATGAGGGCCTCGAGGACCGGGTACGAGAGCAGACCAGCGAGGCGCATCGCCTGGCCGCCCAGTTCGAGGCGACCTTCACGGCTTCGCCGATCGGCGGCGCGTTCACGACCCCGGACGGGGTGGTGCGGCTGGCGAACGACGAACTGGTGGCGCTCGTCCGTCGTACACGTGTGGAACTGGTCGGGAACGACGTCCAGGACATGTTCGATGACGAACATGCCGCCCGGGACCTGGCGCTCCGTGAGGCGTTGCTCGACGGGGCAGAGGGCGGCTATCCAATGGAGCGTCGTCTGCGAACTGCGGACAACGATGTTCGTTGGGTGCTGGTCCACGTGGCCGTGGTCAAGGAGGCCGATCAGATCAGCGGCCTCCTGTACAAGCTCCAGGACGTGACCCGAAGGAAGGCGGCGGAGGATCGTGCGAACTTCCTGGCGTTTCACGACAGTCTCACCACCTTGCCGAACCGGACCCTGCTGATGGACCGATTGCAGCAGGCCCTGCACCAGGGTGCGCGAAGCGGACGCGGTGTAGGTCTGCTCTTCCTCGATCTCGACCGCTTCAAGACGGTGAACGACAGCCTGGGCCACGACGCGGGCGATGAAGTCCTGCGCGAGGTCGGCCGACGGCTGCAGGCTGCCGCGCGGGCCGGCGACACCGTCGCGCGCATCGGCGGCGACGAGTTCATCGTCGTTTGTCCGAACATCTCGTCCGAGGACGACGTGATCCCCGTGGCGACCAAGTTGCACGAGATCCTGGCGCGACCCTGGTCCTACCAGGGGCACGACGTACCGCTGGGCGGGTCCATCGGGATTGCGTACGGCGTCGCGCACGACGATCCGGAGCTCCTGATGCGCAAGGCCGACCAGGCGATGTATCGCGCCAAGGCCGGTGGCCGGTCCCGCTACGAGGTGTTCGATGACGACCTCCGGGCTCATCTCGACGCGCGTCTGGAGACCGAACTCGGCCTCCGTGGAGCGGTGGAACGCGAGGAGATCGAGACCTGGTTCCAACCGGTCGTCGATCTCGCCAACGGTCGTTGCGTCGCGACGGAGGCACTGGTGCGATGGCGTCGACCGGGGCACGGCCTGGTGATGCCCGGGGATTTCATCGGTGTCGCCGAGGAAGACGACCTGATCAAGGAGATCGGGGGCCATGTGCTCACGTCCGCCTGCCGCGCCGTTGCCCCACTGCCCGACCTCCTCTGCGTCAGCGTGAACGTGTCGGCCAGGCAGTTCGTCCACGGGGACTTCCAGGCAGAGGTCGCGGCTGCCCTGCTGGCCTCGGGGCTGGACCCGTCGAGACTCTGGCTCGAACTCACCGAGGGCGCCGTCATCGAAGCCGTCGACTCCGCCGCCCGCAGCTTCCAGTCCTTGCGCGCCACCGGGGTGAAACTGGCGATCGATGACTTCGGGACCGGCTACTCGAGTTTCATCCAGTTGCGTCACTTCGAGGTCGACATCGTCAAGATCGACAAGACCTTCACGGCTGGCCTGGCCCACAGTGCCCGGGATCGCGAACTCGTCGGCACGATGATCAGCATGGGGCACTCGCTGGGCCTCCAGGTGGTGGGTGAGGGCGTGGAGACGATCGCGCAGCGCGACATCCTCCTCGACCTCGGGTGTGACCTGGGACAGGGCTACTTGTTCTCCATGGCGTCGCCCGCTGTGGCGCCCTTGCTCAGTCCCTTGCCGTAG
- the egtB gene encoding ergothioneine biosynthesis protein EgtB: MTAGQWTADSILERYDDVRSHTERLAAPLSPEDQTVQSMPDVSPTKWHRAHVTWFFETFLLADNEDGFAPYQDQYWFLFNSYYEAVGPRYARAERGVISRPGAHDVGVYRSNVDDRVRTLVDALDQGSIDKLAATIELGFHHEQQHQELLLMDIKHVLSLNPLQPVYAGTRAPTTTSDPLGWVEIEGGLVEIGHPGGGFSFDNELPEHRVHLESYRLADRLVTNEEWLAFMADGGYRRPELWLSDGWAGLDKLDHRNNAPFYWREIDGVWFEHTLNGTWPVNPSLPVSHVSHYEADAYATWAGKRLPTEAEWEHGVSVAGDVEAVGRPDTWHPQAAGPATGRLRQVGGDCWEWTASAYLPYPGFHPAAGAIGEYNGKFMSNQMVLRGGCALTSPDHARASYRNFFPPGARWALSGVRLADGVSRLADARTSTTGGA; the protein is encoded by the coding sequence ATGACTGCTGGACAGTGGACTGCAGACTCCATCCTTGAGCGGTACGACGACGTCCGCTCCCACACCGAACGGCTCGCCGCACCGCTGTCCCCCGAGGACCAGACGGTGCAGTCGATGCCCGACGTCTCGCCGACGAAGTGGCACCGCGCGCACGTGACGTGGTTCTTCGAGACGTTCCTGCTCGCCGACAACGAGGACGGCTTCGCGCCGTACCAGGACCAGTACTGGTTCCTCTTCAACAGCTACTACGAGGCGGTCGGGCCGCGGTATGCGCGCGCCGAGCGTGGGGTGATCAGTCGGCCGGGTGCCCACGACGTCGGCGTCTACCGCAGCAACGTGGACGACCGGGTGCGCACGCTGGTCGACGCGCTCGACCAGGGCAGCATCGACAAGCTGGCCGCGACCATCGAGCTCGGCTTCCACCACGAACAGCAGCACCAGGAGCTGTTGTTGATGGACATCAAGCACGTGCTGTCCCTCAACCCGCTGCAGCCGGTCTATGCCGGCACGCGTGCTCCGACCACCACCAGCGACCCGCTCGGGTGGGTCGAGATCGAGGGCGGGCTGGTCGAGATCGGCCACCCTGGCGGGGGATTCTCGTTCGACAACGAACTCCCCGAGCACCGGGTGCACCTCGAGTCGTACCGGTTGGCTGACCGCCTGGTCACCAACGAGGAGTGGCTCGCGTTCATGGCAGACGGGGGTTACCGGCGCCCCGAGCTGTGGCTGTCGGACGGCTGGGCGGGTCTCGACAAGCTCGACCACCGGAACAATGCGCCCTTCTACTGGCGCGAGATCGACGGGGTCTGGTTCGAGCACACCCTGAACGGCACCTGGCCGGTCAACCCGAGCCTGCCCGTGAGCCACGTCAGCCACTATGAGGCCGACGCCTATGCGACCTGGGCGGGCAAGCGGTTGCCCACCGAGGCCGAGTGGGAGCACGGCGTCTCCGTCGCTGGAGACGTCGAGGCCGTGGGCCGCCCCGACACATGGCATCCGCAGGCAGCCGGCCCGGCCACCGGCCGACTCCGCCAGGTCGGCGGCGACTGCTGGGAGTGGACCGCATCGGCCTACCTCCCCTACCCCGGCTTCCATCCGGCCGCCGGGGCCATCGGCGAGTACAACGGGAAGTTCATGTCGAACCAGATGGTCCTGCGAGGCGGGTGCGCGCTGACGTCGCCCGACCACGCTCGTGCGTCGTACCGCAACTTCTTCCCGCCGGGCGCCCGCTGGGCGCTCAGCGGCGTCCGCCTCGCCGACGGGGTTTCGAGGCTCGCTGACGCTCGCACCTCAACCACCGGAGGCGCTTGA